The Phoenix dactylifera cultivar Barhee BC4 chromosome 12, palm_55x_up_171113_PBpolish2nd_filt_p, whole genome shotgun sequence genome has a window encoding:
- the LOC103705995 gene encoding uncharacterized protein LOC103705995 yields MTESGDSSTHLNSSSPTSLHRRRRRRRCLILGGACLLLLVVLGVVALVLYLTLLKARDPTIKLVAARVEGVSPRVTLPAFHIELNVTLELMVLVHNPNRAAFDHAEGDTALLYRGALVGDAVVEPGRIPPRGDAYVQLNLRVEADRLAAKLLSLVADVAAGEVAFDTSTRIPGRVTILAFIKRHAVASSECHVTFGVPDLKVRNQECRYETSL; encoded by the coding sequence ATGACTGAATCCGGCGACTCCAGCACCCACCTCAACTCCTCCTCCCCTACCTcgctccaccgccgccgccgccgacggCGCTGCCTCATCTTGGGCGGcgcatgcctcctcctcctcgtcgtcCTCGGAGTCGTCGCCCTCGTCCTCTACCTCACCCTCTTGAAGGCCCGCGACCCCACCATAAAGCTCGTCGCCGCCCGCGTCGAAGGCGTCTCCCCCCGTGTCACCCTCCCTGCCTTCCACATCGAACTCAACGTCACCCTCGAGCTCATGGTCCTCGTCCACAACCCCAATCGCGCCGCCTTCGACCACGCCGAGGGCGACACCGCCCTCCTCTACCGCGGTGCCCTGGTCGGGGACGCCGTTGTAGAGCCTGGCCGGATCCCGCCGCGGGGGGACGCGTACGTGCAGCTCAATCTCAGGGTCGAGGCCGACCGACTCGCGGCGAAGCTCTTGAGCCTGGTTGCGGACGTGGCCGCCGGTGAAGTGGCGTTCGATACATCGACGAGAATCCCCGGTCGGGTCACCATACTGGCTTTCATCAAGCGCCACGCGGTGGCGTCCTCCGAGTGCCACGTGACCTTCGGGGTCCCAGACCTCAAGGTGAGGAACCAGGAGTGCCGCTACGAGACCAGTCTCTGA
- the LOC103705914 gene encoding reticulon-like protein B6 isoform X3 — protein sequence MAEAAVEETIHEYKGSSSSDSESEKPPSPGFKKKRLFGRKEPVHAVLGGGKPADIILWRNKQMSASILASATVLWLLFECIGYHFLTFICHSLIFFLVVLFLWSNAASFINRSPPNFPEVILPEDLFLSIAHSVKHKINETFAIFRYVASGKDLKKFLMVITGLWVLSIIGSWFSFLTFFYIVFVLLYSLPALYEKYEDQVDAAAEKAAIKMNKQYAVLDEKLLCKIPRCPFSDKKQH from the exons ATGGCGGAAGCTGCTGTTGAGGAGACGATCCACGAGTACAAAGGTTCGTCGTCTTCCGATTCTGAAAGCGAGAAGCCCCCATCCCCTGGTTTTAAAAAGAAACGATTGTTTGGGAGGAAGGAACCGGTGCATGCCGTCCTCGGAGGAGGAAAAC CTGCTGATATTATATTATGGAGAAACAAGCAGATGTCAGCGAGTATTCTTGCTAGTGCTACTGTTCTCTGGCTTCTCTTTGAATGCATAGGCTATCACTTCCTCACTTTTATCTGTCACTCTCTCATATTTTTTCTGGTAGTATTGTTTCTCTGGTCCAATGCAGCATCATTCATCAACAG GTCCCCTCCAAATTTTCCAGAGGTTATCTTGCCTGAGGACCTGTTCTTAAGCATAGCTCATTCAGTAAAACATAAAATCAATGAAACTTTTGCAATCTTCAGATATGTTGCTTCAGGAAAGGATTTGAAGAAGTTTCTCATG GTAATCACTGGCTTGTGGGTTCTTTCTATAATTGGAAGTTGGTTcagttttttgacttttttctaCATCG TTTTTGTGCTTCTGTATTCCTTACCTGCACTTTATGAGAAGTATGAGGATCAAGTTGATGCAGCTGCTGAGAAGGCAGCGATCAAAATGAACAAGCAATATGCTGTGCTAGATGAGAAACTTCTGTGCAAGATCCCTCGATGCCCATTCTCTGATAAGAAGCAGCATTAA
- the LOC103705914 gene encoding reticulon-like protein B6 isoform X2: MAEAAVEETIHEYKGSSSSDSESEKPPSPGFKKKRLFGRKEPVHAVLGGGKPADIILWRNKQMSASILASATVLWLLFECIGYHFLTFICHSLIFFLVVLFLWSNAASFINRSPPNFPEVILPEDLFLSIAHSVKHKINETFAIFRYVASGKDLKKFLMVKLQYLISFCVICLRFSAGKIVVQVITGLWVLSIIGSWFSFLTFFYIVFVLLYSLPALYEKYEDQVDAAAEKAAIKMNKQYAVLDEKLLCKIPRCPFSDKKQH; encoded by the exons ATGGCGGAAGCTGCTGTTGAGGAGACGATCCACGAGTACAAAGGTTCGTCGTCTTCCGATTCTGAAAGCGAGAAGCCCCCATCCCCTGGTTTTAAAAAGAAACGATTGTTTGGGAGGAAGGAACCGGTGCATGCCGTCCTCGGAGGAGGAAAAC CTGCTGATATTATATTATGGAGAAACAAGCAGATGTCAGCGAGTATTCTTGCTAGTGCTACTGTTCTCTGGCTTCTCTTTGAATGCATAGGCTATCACTTCCTCACTTTTATCTGTCACTCTCTCATATTTTTTCTGGTAGTATTGTTTCTCTGGTCCAATGCAGCATCATTCATCAACAG GTCCCCTCCAAATTTTCCAGAGGTTATCTTGCCTGAGGACCTGTTCTTAAGCATAGCTCATTCAGTAAAACATAAAATCAATGAAACTTTTGCAATCTTCAGATATGTTGCTTCAGGAAAGGATTTGAAGAAGTTTCTCATGGTAAAGCTCCAATACTTAATCTCCTTTTGTGTAATCTGCCTTCGATTCTCAGCAGGGAAAATTGTTGTGCAGGTAATCACTGGCTTGTGGGTTCTTTCTATAATTGGAAGTTGGTTcagttttttgacttttttctaCATCG TTTTTGTGCTTCTGTATTCCTTACCTGCACTTTATGAGAAGTATGAGGATCAAGTTGATGCAGCTGCTGAGAAGGCAGCGATCAAAATGAACAAGCAATATGCTGTGCTAGATGAGAAACTTCTGTGCAAGATCCCTCGATGCCCATTCTCTGATAAGAAGCAGCATTAA